Proteins from a single region of Oncorhynchus nerka isolate Pitt River linkage group LG18, Oner_Uvic_2.0, whole genome shotgun sequence:
- the gjb3 gene encoding gap junction protein beta 3 — protein MDWKTFQALLSGVNKYSTAFGRIWLSVVFVFRVMVYVVAAERVWGDEQKDFDCNTKQPGCANVCYDHYFPISHIRLWALQLIFVTCPSLMVVMHVAYRDERERKYHAKHGNKAKLYENTGKKHGGLWWTYLLSLFVKTGIEISFLYILHKIYDSFYLPRLVKCEVSPCPNQVDCYIGHPTEKKVFTYFMVGASALCIVLNVCEIIYLISKGIARKAQKMKRRERTLALHERYNKENSCSDCSTLPMSRLEKQSLNPQFPGHLQATLPAHMHASAPNLS, from the coding sequence ATGGATTGGAAGACTTTCCAAGCCCTCCTGAGTGGGGTGAATAAGTACTCCACTGCGTTCGGCCGTATCTGGCTCTCTGTGGTGTTTGTGTTCAGGGTAATGGTGTACGTGGTGGCGGCAGAACGCGTGTGGGGCGATGAGCAGAAGGACTTTGACTGCAACACCAAGCAGCCCGGCTGTGCTAACGTCTGCTACGACCACTACTTCCCCATCTCGCACATCCGCCTGTGGGCCCTGCAGCTCATCTTCGTCACCTGCCCCTCCTTGATGGTGGTGATGCATGTGGCGTATCGCGATGAACGTGAGCGGAAGTACCACGCCAAGCATGGCAACAAGGCCAAGCTGTACGAGAACACAGGCAAAAAGCACGGCGGCCTCTGGTGGACCTACCTGCTCAGCCTCTTCGTCAAGACAGGCATCGAGATCTCCTTCCTCTACATCCTCCACAAAATCTATGACAGCTTCTACCTGCCCAGGCTGGTCAAGTGTGAGGTCAGCCCATGCCCCAATCAGGTGGACTGCTACATCGGCCACCCCACAGAGAAGAAGGTCTTCACCTACTTCATGGTGGGCGCCTCGGCCCTCTGCATCGTGCTCAACGTCTGTGAGATCATCTACCTCATCTCCAAGGGCATCGCTCGCAAAGCGCAAAAGATGAAGAGAAGAGAGCGCACCTTGGCCTTGCATGAACGGTACAACAAGGAGAATTCCTGCAGCGACTGCAGCACTCTACCTATGTCTCGGCTGGAGAAACAATCCTTAAATCCCCAGTTTCCAGGCCACCTACAAGCTACCTTACCGGCTCATATGCATGCTTCTGCCCCTAACCTGTCCTAG
- the LOC115146315 gene encoding hydroxymethylglutaryl-CoA lyase, mitochondrial-like, with protein MAAVMRFVNRSTFGSRMGHQCLSFSCSAAVAKSVQVGASAGKALPQRVKIVEVGPRDGLQNEKTLVPTEVKIHLIDMLSEAGLPVIEATSFVSPEWVPQMADQVEVMKGINRRPGVSYPVLTPNLKGFQAAVKAGAAEVAIFGAASELFSKKNINCSVDESLQRFEEVTKAAKEAGVRVRGYVSCVLGCPYEGQVSPDKVAQVAKRLYSMGCYEISLGDTIGVGTPGGMAELLEAVSREVPVDALAVHCHDTYGQALANILIALQMGISVVDSSVAGLGGCPYAQGASGNVATEDVVYMLHGLGIQTGVDLPKLMDAGAFICRSLNRKTSSKVAQATCKL; from the exons ATGGCGGCTGTCATGAGATTTGTCAACAGAAGCACCTTTGGTTCTAGAATGGGTCACCAATGTTTATCCTTCAGTTGTTCAGCAGCAGTGGCGAAATCA GTTCAGGTTGGTGCATCTGCAGGGAAGGCTCTCCCACAGAGGGTAAAGATAGTGGAGGTTGGACCCAGAGATGGTCTTCAGAATGAAAAG ACTCTTGTCCCTACTGAAGTTAAGATTCACCTGATTGACATGCTCTCAGAGGCAGGCCTTCCTGTCATTGAAGCCACAAGCTTTGTCTCTCCAGAATGGGTCCCACAG ATGGCCGACCAGGTAGAGGTGATGAAGGGGATCAACAGACGGCCTGGTGTGTCCTATCCCGTACTGACCCCCAACCTCAAGGGCTTCCAGGCAGCT GTGAAGGCAGGAGCAGCAGAGGTGGCCATATTTGGCGCTGCTTCTGAGCTGTTTAGTAAGAAGAACATCAACTGCTCTGTGGATGAGAGCCTGCAGCGCTTTGAGGAGGTCACCAAAGCAGCCAAAGAGGCCGGTGTGCGAGTCAGAGG GTATGTGTCATGTGTTCTGGGATGCCCATATGAGGGCCAGGTGTCACCAGACAAAGTGGCTCAG GTAGCCAAGCGTCTGTATTCCATGGGTTGCTATGAGATCTCTCTGGGCGACACCATAGGTGTGGGTACACCGGGCGGCATGGCTGAGTTGCTGGAGGCAGTGAGCAGGGAGGTGCCTGTTGACGCCTTGGCAGTCCACTGCCATGACACCTATGGTCAGGCTCTGGCCAACATCCTCATCGCCCTGCAG ATGGGCATCAGTGTTGTGGACTCATCTGTGGCTGGCCTGGGCGGGTGTCCATATGCACAAGGGGCTTCTGGCAATGTGGCCACAGAGGATGTGGTGTACATGCTGCATGGACTCGGCATTCAGACG ggAGTGGACCTGCCCAAGCTGATGGATGCTGGAGCGTTCATCTGTCGTTCACTGAACAGAAAGACTAGCTCTAAAGTGGCCCAGGCAACCTGCAAACTCTGA
- the zbtb8a gene encoding zinc finger and BTB domain-containing protein 8A, with protein MAMVTEMGANLAYRATGEPNHLQAQRWYHTDITADHQSYLLKQLDNQRRQELFCDCNVLVEGQLFKAHRNVLFGSSGYFRMLLSHGADDTAEPVSTSFEVFSPDTFTVILDFIYSGQLDLSSHNVIEVMSAASYLQMNNVISYCKDFIKSSLEISAKEDDVRYLSLSENSYPQAGREDNAIDHQAATSTSPPSALWTHDSSRPQSSRYLVKELDLDAAVLKQDLSSPQPSQQHSPEVEVLPDAEEPQFARPRAERRRKGAGKRKPYCMRSSTDEALAIQEARSQTAQKADELYATLPTIVGVVGLFNKDPNPSMRFKCPFCTHTVKRKADLKRHLRCHTGERPYPCQACNKRFTRLEHLRSHFETIHQARKLVCRKCKRQVTEQSGRVVCEGLRRYRMCTECIQETGCEDLPIDGLEGASEEPALLLGVDGEEEDGDTQRSWLVTDDDDLAEDSGADLIIQEVEDSDEELQ; from the exons atggcaaTGGTGACAGAGATGGGGGCGAATTTGGCATATCGGGCAACGGGCGAACCAAATCACCT ACAGGCCCAGCGGTGGTACCATACGGACATCACAGCCGATCACCAGAGCTATCTGCTGAAGCAGTTGGATAATCAGAGGCGTCAGGAGCTGTTCTGTGACTGCAACGTTCTGGTGGAGGGACAGCTTTTCAAGGCCCACCGCAATGTCCTTTTCGGCAGCAGCGGCTACTTCCGTATGCTGCTTTCCCATGGGGCCGATGACACCGCTGAGCCGGTCAGTACCTCCTTCGAGGTCTTTAGCCCCGATACGTTCACCGTCATCCTGGACTTCATCTACTCTGGACAGCTGGACCTCTCCAGCCACAATGTGATCGAGGTGATGTCCGCTGCCAGCTACCTGCAGATGAACAACGTCATCAGCTACTGCAAGGACTTCATCAAGTCCTCCCTGGAGATCAGTGCCAAAGAGGACGATGTCCGCTACCTCAGCTTGTCTGAGAACAGCTATCCTCAGGCGGGTAGGGAGGACAACGCCATAGACCACCAAGCAGCCACCTCCACCAGCCCTCCCTCTGCCCTCTGGACCCACGACAGCTCCAGACCCCAGTCCTCCAGGTACCTGGTGAAGGAGTTGGACCTGGATGCTGCAGTCCTGAAGCAGGATCTCAGCTCCcctcagcccagccagcagcacagCCCTGAGGTGGAGGTGCTGCCGGATGCAGAGGAGCCCCAGTTTGCCCGGCCTCGTGCGGAGCGCAGACGGAAAGGGGCTGGCAAGAGGAAACCCTACTGCATGCGCTCCTCAACAGATGAGGCCCTGGCCATACAAGAGGCCCGGTCACAAACGGCACAGAAGGCAGACGAACTGTATGCCACTCTACCTACCATTGTGGGTGTTGTGGGACTCTTTAACAAAG ACCCTAACCCCTCCATGCGCTTCAAGTGCCCGTTCTGCACTCACACGGTCAAGAGGAAGGCAGACCTGAAGAGGCACCTGCGCTGTCACACGGGCGAGCGGCCGTATCCCTGCCAGGCCTGCAACAAACGCTTCACCCGCCTGGAGCACCTTCGCAGCCACTTCGAGACG ATCCATCAGGCCAGGAAGCTGGTGTGCAGGAAGTGTAAGCGTCAGGTGACAGAGCAAAGTGGGCGAGTAGTGTGTGAGGGCTTGCGGCGCTACCGAATGTGTACTGAGTGCATCCAGGAGACGGGCTGTGAGGATCTGCCTATCGATGGCCTGGAGGGGGCTAGCGAGGAGCCTGCCCTGTTACTGGGGGTGGAcggggaagaggaggatggagacacacagaggagtTGGCTGGTAACCGATGATGACGACCTGGCAGAAGACTCAGGAGCTGACCTTATCATCCAGGAAGTGGAAGACAGCGATGAGGAGCTTCAGTga
- the gale gene encoding UDP-glucose 4-epimerase isoform X2, with protein MAQKVLVTGGGGYIGSHCVVELIEAGFCPVVIDNFSNAVREGDVPESLRRIEKILDTSIEFHELDLLDRPGLEKLFKQHSFSAVMHFAGLKAVGESVEQPLRYYQVNLTATMNLLEVMQTHGVRNLVFSSSATVYGDPQRLPIDEQHPVGGCTNPYGKTKYFIEEMIMDQCKAEKDWNSVLLRYFNPIGAHSSGLIGEDPQGIPNNLLPYVAQVAIGRRKHLNVFGNDYDTIDGTGVRDYIHVVDLAKGHIAALKKLKDNCGCKVYNLGTGTGYSVLQMVKAMEKASGIEIMYLIAPRRGGDVASCYADPRLAEKELGWKADFNLERMCKDLWRWQSKNPTGFTNNVPSS; from the exons ATGGCACAGAAGGTCCTGGTGACTGGGGGAGGAGGCTACATCGGCAGCCACTGTGTGGTGGAACTGATTGAGGCAGGATTCTGCCCCGTGGTCATAGATAACTTCAGCAATGCTGTCCGAG aaggagatgtCCCTGAGAGCCTGCGGAGGATAGAGAAGATCCTGGACACCAGCATTGAGTTCCATGAGCTGGACCTGCTGGACCGCCCAGGCTTGGAGAAGCTTTTCAAACAG CATTCATTCAGTGCTGTAATGCATTTTGCTGGTCTGAAAGCGGTGGGTGAGTCAGTTGAGCAGCCATTGAGGTACTATCAGGTTAACCTCACTGCAACCATGAACTTGCTTGAG GTGATGCAGACTCATGGCGTGCGCAATCTGGTCTTCAGCAGCTCAGCCACGGTGTATGGAGACCCCCAGCGGCTTCCCATAGATGAACAGCACCCTGTTGGGGGGTGCACCAACCCCTATGGCAAGACCAAGTACTTCATAGAGGAGATGATTATGGACCAGTGTAAGGCagagaag GACTGGAACTCGGTGCTGCTGCGGTATTTCAACCCCATTGGGGCTCACTCCTCTGGGCTCATCGGAGAAGACCCTCAGGGCATTCCCAACAACCTGCTGCCCTATGTCGCCCAG GTTGCCATTGGTAGAAGAAAACACCTCAATGTGTTTGGGAATGACTACGACACTATTGATGGAACAG GGGTGCGAGATTACATCCATGTTGTGGATTTGGCCAAAGGACACATAGCTGCTCTCAAGAAACTGAAGGACAATTGTGGATGCAAA gTGTATAACTTAGGAACAGGAACGGGTTACTCTGTGCTCCAGATGGTAAAGGCTATGGAGAAGGCCTCAGGGATAGAG ATCATGTACCTGATTGCCCCCCGACGAGGAGGAGATGTAGCGTCCTGCTATGCTGACCCCCGTCTGGCTGAGAAAGAGCTGGGCTGGAAAGCTGACTTCAACCTGGAGAGAATGT GTAAGGACCTGTGGCGCTGGCAGTCCAAAAACCCAACCGGATTCACCAATAACGTCCCGTCTTCATGA
- the gale gene encoding UDP-glucose 4-epimerase isoform X1, whose amino-acid sequence MAQKVLVTGGGGYIGSHCVVELIEAGFCPVVIDNFSNAVRGEGDVPESLRRIEKILDTSIEFHELDLLDRPGLEKLFKQHSFSAVMHFAGLKAVGESVEQPLRYYQVNLTATMNLLEVMQTHGVRNLVFSSSATVYGDPQRLPIDEQHPVGGCTNPYGKTKYFIEEMIMDQCKAEKDWNSVLLRYFNPIGAHSSGLIGEDPQGIPNNLLPYVAQVAIGRRKHLNVFGNDYDTIDGTGVRDYIHVVDLAKGHIAALKKLKDNCGCKVYNLGTGTGYSVLQMVKAMEKASGIEIMYLIAPRRGGDVASCYADPRLAEKELGWKADFNLERMCKDLWRWQSKNPTGFTNNVPSS is encoded by the exons ATGGCACAGAAGGTCCTGGTGACTGGGGGAGGAGGCTACATCGGCAGCCACTGTGTGGTGGAACTGATTGAGGCAGGATTCTGCCCCGTGGTCATAGATAACTTCAGCAATGCTGTCCGAG gagaaggagatgtCCCTGAGAGCCTGCGGAGGATAGAGAAGATCCTGGACACCAGCATTGAGTTCCATGAGCTGGACCTGCTGGACCGCCCAGGCTTGGAGAAGCTTTTCAAACAG CATTCATTCAGTGCTGTAATGCATTTTGCTGGTCTGAAAGCGGTGGGTGAGTCAGTTGAGCAGCCATTGAGGTACTATCAGGTTAACCTCACTGCAACCATGAACTTGCTTGAG GTGATGCAGACTCATGGCGTGCGCAATCTGGTCTTCAGCAGCTCAGCCACGGTGTATGGAGACCCCCAGCGGCTTCCCATAGATGAACAGCACCCTGTTGGGGGGTGCACCAACCCCTATGGCAAGACCAAGTACTTCATAGAGGAGATGATTATGGACCAGTGTAAGGCagagaag GACTGGAACTCGGTGCTGCTGCGGTATTTCAACCCCATTGGGGCTCACTCCTCTGGGCTCATCGGAGAAGACCCTCAGGGCATTCCCAACAACCTGCTGCCCTATGTCGCCCAG GTTGCCATTGGTAGAAGAAAACACCTCAATGTGTTTGGGAATGACTACGACACTATTGATGGAACAG GGGTGCGAGATTACATCCATGTTGTGGATTTGGCCAAAGGACACATAGCTGCTCTCAAGAAACTGAAGGACAATTGTGGATGCAAA gTGTATAACTTAGGAACAGGAACGGGTTACTCTGTGCTCCAGATGGTAAAGGCTATGGAGAAGGCCTCAGGGATAGAG ATCATGTACCTGATTGCCCCCCGACGAGGAGGAGATGTAGCGTCCTGCTATGCTGACCCCCGTCTGGCTGAGAAAGAGCTGGGCTGGAAAGCTGACTTCAACCTGGAGAGAATGT GTAAGGACCTGTGGCGCTGGCAGTCCAAAAACCCAACCGGATTCACCAATAACGTCCCGTCTTCATGA